Genomic DNA from Candoia aspera isolate rCanAsp1 chromosome 14, rCanAsp1.hap2, whole genome shotgun sequence:
GGGCAGGTGAGCCACTGAGCTGCATCACGCTGGCAAAGAGAGGGGCACATATGCCTTGCCCTACTCGCCCCATAAAACGGCTCCATGGCCGATTTACAACAGTGTGCAGAAAGAAAaccttcaggtagtcctcacttaacaacaattggcagtggaattttggttgctaagtgaagtggtcattaagcaaatccaacctgattttacaagctttattgtggcagctgttaagcgaatcaccgtggatgttaagcgaaccacggggttgttaagcaaatcacgcggttcccctctgattttgcttggcagaagcaGGCCAGAAAGGCTGAAAATGGTGATTGCTTGACCACAGGACATTGCGataatcataaatgtgaaccagttgccaagtgcccaaacagtgatcatgtgaccgtggggatgctgcgacagtcattaAGTGTGACAACAGGTCATAagtaggttttttcagcactgtcgtaaatccgaactgtcactaaatgaatggttgttaagtgaggactacctgtattttctgtttttttctaccCTCCCACACTACAAAAATTAGTGACTAAGGCAACAGGTTGGGATACAACGGAGGGGTGAGATGAAAATAATTAGGAAATGAGGACTGCTAGAGGCCCAGCCCAACAGCCTGCCTTCTGCTGTACCCGGGGGTGCTCGCAAGCTCCCCTGCGGGCATCACTCATACGGGGGTACAGAGCCGGCTGCAAGAGAAAAGAGCAGCcaggaaatctttttaaaatgcgTTTATCGATTTTAAAAGCTACCCAACCTCACCTGGTGGCGTTGCCAGAGCGTCCTCTTTTTCAGGCACCTGGAAGTGGCTGTCTTCCCGTTGCAACACTGGGATAGTTTGGCGGGCTGGCGTCTCTCCCGCTGTTTTGGCCACTGCATCCACGGCAGCAATTCGGTTCGTGGAAGAGGTGACCGGGAGCGGATCCGGAAGCTGGCCAGCTGGTTCCGAGTGCACCTCAGCTGGCTTCAACGAGGGGGACCCGGATTCTTTTTCGTACCAGCGACAGAGCATATCCTGCAAAGCGCTGGCGTTCAAAAACTGCTTGACGTCCGGGCTCGGGAGGTCTTTGAGTGTTTCTCCGTGATGGTTATAAATACTGATTTCGGAATTCACAACCACGCTGGCCACCGGCTCCTTTGCCGGGAGCGGCTTCTGGCCGGCACCAGTCTGGCAGCCAGGTTCGTCCTGGGAACCGTGGTGCAAACTGTTTGCTTCGGCTGCCGGGAGGCAGACGGGCCTCTCTTCAGCCGCCGTTCTTTCTGCGCCTTGGACCATCTTCAGGTTGTTCAGCAGCTCCACCTGCTTCCGGCTGCTGAGCGCCATCGTCTTCTTGGCCCGCAGGGGCTTTCTGGTCTCTGCCCCGGGATTCATCCTTCTGGCTGAAACACGAAATTGCACTGTGAAGCCACAGCCCAATATTGTGGCGCTCCTGTTGCTGCTTAAGAACCCAAGTGGGTCTCTCCCATTTAGGGCTTTGCATCTGGAGCCTGCTCTGTACCGGAGGCCCAGCCCTCTGGTCAGCCTGCCGCGGGGTGGGGGCCAAGGGGGGCCCGTCTCCAGCGGCTCTGGCAGGAACCAACACCACCCCGGCTGACATGCAAGCTCACCTGGCAGTTCTTCTGGGGTCTCAGGGCCTCTGAATGAGCTTCTCAACCTGCTTCCCAGCAAACGAGCAAAACGCGCACCCCAGAGGAGGGTCCGAGGGTGTCCTTCCCGCGGgctctcttcccttccctgccgGAAGGCTGCCGAGCTCCGGACCTGCTTCTGCTTTCTGAAGTCCTTTCCGGCCAGGATCCACAAGGCCTGCCGGCAGTTCAAGTCTACCGGCCCTGCAAGGAACAGAATCGGTTGGCTGGCGTTTTAAAAGCGGGCTGCGGCTCTGCCAACCCAGCTGGCCCTGGAAAGGGATCCGAGCCCGACCCGCCCCAACCGGGCCCAGGGCTTGGCGAGCAGGGGGCGGCGGAGGGGGCGGGCCggttcctccctgcccccccgcCCAGCATCCCGGCCGGCCAGCCGCTAACGGGGCTCGAGCCCCAGGGGGCCCAGACGCCCCGGCCCCCGGGCCTCCCTTCCACGGCGCGGAGCATCTTCCCCGGCCAGACCGGCCCGGAGCGGAGGGTCTCCGGCTCCGGCGCTCCCAAGAAGGGCGAGGCTAGAGCCCCCCGACCCCCCCCGAGCCCCTCCAGCTGCCGCCCGCCTCGGGGGCTCGGCCTCCCCGCGCCCGGCACCTGCGGGCACGTCCGGGGGGGCGCTCGGGGCTCCCCGCCCGGCAGCCGCGGCCGAGACCGGAGGCGGCGGAGCCCGGGACGCCCCTGCGGCCACGCGCGCGGCCGGTCCGGCGGCTCCGGGCGCGTCTCAGTGGGCTGCGGGGCGGGCGCGCCCATCCCCTCACCGGAGGGGCGGCGGGCGCTGCCGGCCGGCGACCCCGACTCACACGCGACTCTGCGCGCGCGCCGCGACGGCTCCCAGCtcactgccgccgccgccgccgccgcccggaaCGCTCGCGCCGGCGGCGGCGGAAGAGGGGCTGCGCACGCGCGAAGCCGGCGCCAGCGGGGGGTGGCGCCGTCACTCACGGGCTGCGGGCCGGCGAGGAGAGTTCCCCGGCCAACCGGGAGCCAGAGGAGGCGGGGCCTCCCCCTCCCGCCCAATCGGCGGCGGGTGTGGGCCGGACCTGGGCCCCGATTCGCCAAGCCCGCTAAGCCGTGGTTTGTCCGACCCGGGTTCCCCGCGGGAGCCGCGAGGCGCGGCTGCGCGTgtgaaggcggagcggctggcgGGTTCGTGGTGGGGAGGTCCCCGAAGCGCCGGCCCGGCTGCGCTTCCCCGTCCGGGGCAACGGAGGCAGCGCCGTAGCCGCGGCCGGCGCGGGGAGCGGGGCGGGCGCGGAAGGCGGGCGCCGGAGGGGCTCGGAGGGGCTCGCGGATCCTCCGGCCGGCCGCGCCGCCGCCGGCCCCGCGCGGGGCTCCCGCGGGAGGAGGCGCGGCAGGCGCGGCGCCCGGGCGTCCCCCGGCGGGCCCTTCGCAGCCCCGCCGGCAGGGAGGCGGGCGGGCTGGCGGTGCCGAGCGCGGGCTCGGGGGCCGCGGGGCGCCCCAGCCGGCCGCGGAGGCGGCGCTCCGTGCGGGGCGGCCCGGGCCCTCGCGGACTTGCCGGGAGGCGCTCGGCCGGGCGCCGGGACTGCCCGGGGGTCTTCCGGGGTCCGGGAGGGGCCGCGGCCGGTGCACGGGCGGGGTGCGAAGGCCCCGCCCCTGCCGCGCAAGGGGGGCCCGAGGCGCCCGTCCCGGCCGGCCGGGCCCACACCCGCCCCGGGGCCCCGGCGAGCCTGCCTCTCCCCCGCCGGCCCCCGTCCACGGGTGTCCCCTGCGAGGCGGGAGGGCAGGGAAGCGTTGCAGGGCGCCCCACAGAAGCTCGGGTGTTGCTGTGTAAAACAGGCGGAGACTCAGATCATCGCCAGTGGATCCGAAACATTTCCCTTTTATTGGGGCCCTCTGatccagcgtttctcagcctgggcaccTTGAagaagtgtgtggacttcaactcccagaatcccccagccagtgtgctggctggggaattccggaaATTGAAGTCAGCACCTCCTCAAggtgcccaggctgagaaacgctgctctaatcTGTGAGGCTTCCCAACACTGACGCGTGATATGCCCGTTGTCGTGGTGTGCTTGGGAGGGGCACCATACCGGATAAATTAAGACCTAAGGGAATCATGGAATATACCAATCTCGTCATTGGGTCTTGTCGCCATTTACGTGACCATTTGGGGAGGATTCTAGCTGTTCCTGGACATTTCTTGATCATGGAAATTCATGTCCTGACTCTTGATGTTGTTATCCATAAGTCCCTTTGATCTTCTGGCCTTTGGCACATCATTGTTTATTCCATGCTGTTGCATTTCCATGCGCCTGTATGTACTTCATTAGACTGAAGATTCATCATATAGTGAATTTGGCTCGTTCTCCATCAGGATCACTAGCAGTTAGCAATTGCCTGGGAAAATGGGGCCTCTGGTGCAGCTCCCCCTGCTGTCTATATATCCAGAGGACCCCTTCCCACCGGCCTTTGTTGCACAAGCATCTTCTGTTCCCCTTCTGTTGCAATATAACCCCCACCTGGGGGTTTCGAACAGTCCCTCCTTGACCAGAGCTTCCTGAAAACTGTTTGTTCTGTGCGGTGGCAGCTGCTATTTGCCTAATTGGCCAGATTTCTGAGGGCTCCAGAAATGTCCTGGAACGCCTTGCTCAAAAATCCagccagctcttcctcctctcctgctAATTAAAAGATCAGAGAAAGCAACCTTCCTCTGCCCATCCTGCTAATCTGATCCTGTCTAGAGTGAAAATGAGGGAAGGGGGCAGCCTTGAAGTCTGCTGCCAGCACGATGCCCCCCTTCCCCAAGTAAAtgctcccaccttccctttgtggTTCTTTAATAACGTATGTATTTGTTAAACCAGGTTTAGCGACACATGGACACCAAGGTTATGAATACTGCTTGGGGATCAGTCCAGATCACCTTCCGTTTCCAATGCTTAAGTTACGCTGGATTTCTACGCTGCCCTCGAAGTGGATTGTTTTAATACAGTAGCTAAGCCTTTCCCTCGGTTTATGCACACAACGAATGGATTTGCACCACAAGCTAAACCCAAACTAAGCTAATTGCAGCTTTAATGTGACTCATGAAACCAAACCAAGATTTCTGTGACTTACCTGGTTTTATCAGC
This window encodes:
- the ATF7IP2 gene encoding activating transcription factor 7-interacting protein 2, encoding MATRPNDEIATPELLWGALQRFPALPPRRGHPWTGAGGGEAGSPGPRGGCGPGRPGRAPRAPLARQGRGLRTPPVHRPRPLPDPGRPPGSPGARPSASRQVREGPGRPARSAASAAGWGAPRPPSPRSAPPARPPPCRRGCEGPAGGRPGAAPAAPPPAGAPRGAGGGAAGRRIREPLRAPPAPAFRARPAPRAGRGYGAASVAPDGEAQPGRRFGDLPTTNPPAAPPSHAQPRLAAPAGNPGRTNHGLAGLANRGPGPAHTRRRLGGRGRPRLLWLPVGRGTLLAGPQPVSDGATPRWRRLRACAAPLPPPPARAFRAAAAAAAVSWEPSRRARRVACESGSPAGSARRPSGPVDLNCRQALWILAGKDFRKQKQVRSSAAFRQGREESPREGHPRTLLWGARFARLLGSRLRSSFRGPETPEELPARRMNPGAETRKPLRAKKTMALSSRKQVELLNNLKMVQGAERTAAEERPVCLPAAEANSLHHGSQDEPGCQTGAGQKPLPAKEPVASVVVNSEISIYNHHGETLKDLPSPDVKQFLNASALQDMLCRWYEKESGSPSLKPAEVHSEPAGQLPDPLPVTSSTNRIAAVDAVAKTAGETPARQTIPVLQREDSHFQVPEKEDALATPPGDVQRKRAAANSDEDVLSKRIKPSSEPVEDGSPGLDKAQSGLGKVKCFIQNQLEVSMGALEHGLQDLSERIARTQCLRKHEGIAIKIVKKLSRLDRRINAVVSFQQTELSGKVNHPGARAQSKVLNCATLLPGTADGKPALSKKPTSAETLSPAVERSSEADEPPCADALKKSSGVLAARAPAHPTKAAAGSLDSPAEQVSESKVSFEAMLRFPSLHPSQSFFLFCGDKRARILSIFVAFCIYILFVCVGKEGKKNVAGRRRSSHESLPASLPQPGRQSPNQVPSRFPHLPPLPSVEPDPEHLKDFRDTLPPQKLELAVAQINQPKGIALQWNVSRVDPRCAPIESFSLFICLEDASSGATSDWKRTSVLKALPLPMACLLSQFPSSAKCYFTMQSKDIHGRYGPFCEIQSISAL